From the Solanum pennellii chromosome 4, SPENNV200 genome, one window contains:
- the LOC107017319 gene encoding UPF0481 protein At3g47200-like: MSLEYEMLDITIPRQQTISRRRQIPKVPLFMRIDNQKSDDYDPKVVSLGPYHHGKLEVNFVEEFKPKALEMFIHGSNKKQEFFLDEILREIDDFKSCYLEEFVSKYEDYEFARMMLLDACFILNDIEISTRSTPNFSSKQRNTIKHLGIAIYLVTRRDLYLLENQVPFRVLKLLVKLRYGDDQGGGYHSFEEKVKSYCSQMFFDKQEDIKMKENAEIDPPHLLEVFRRVLVNGSEDEANVTRQPRSYDFIFDYFRNCWRKNHVPHKSGLLTNVFRSVMDLKSKGIHFRPSGIDSLKGVRFTSHYFYGKLKLPCWYVSTYTKVFFMNMIAYELCPNGPNDRAVVSYINFMKSLVISPDDVKELREEKVIFNTLGSDEEVVQVYKGLKTYGADDPSIFKNVKRNIQEHYNSKGKTWIAELIDTYFNSPWSLTALIVTVFLTFLTIAQTYYGSPFYHSFH; this comes from the exons ATGTCCTTAGAATATGAAATGTTGGACATTACAATCCCAAGACAACAAACTATATCAAGAAGACGTCAAATACCAAAAGTTCCATTATTTATGAGAATTGACAATCAAAAAAGTGATGACTATGATCCTAAAGTTGTTTCATTGGGACCTTATCACCACGGAAAGTTAGAAGTCAATTTTGTTGAAGAGTTCAAGCCAAAAGCTCTAGAAATGTTCATTCATGGAAGTAACAAAAAACAAGAGTTCTTCCTTGATGAAATTCTAAGGGagattgatgattttaaaaGTTGTTACCTTGAAGAATTTGTGAGTAAGTATGAGGACTATGAATTTGCACGAATGATGCTCCTTGACGcgtgtttcatactaaatgatATCGAGATATCAACAAGGTCCACTCCAAATTTCTCCTCAAAACAGAGAAACACTATCAAACACCTTGGCATTGCGATTTATTTGGTCACTAGACGTGACCTTTATTTGCTCGAAAATCAG GTACCTTTTCGCGTTCTCAAGCTCTTGGTTAAGTTGAGATATGGCGATGATCAAGGTGGTGGATATCATTCATTTGAAGAGAAGGTAAAAAGCTATTGCTCTCAAATGTTTTTCGATAAGCAAGAGGAcatcaaaatgaaagaaaacGCGGAGATAGATCCCCCTCACCTTCTTGAAGTTTTTCGTAGAGTACTTGTAAATGGTAGTGAGGATGAAGCTAATGTCACACGACAACCACGTAGTTATGATTTCATCTTTGATTATTTTCGCAATTGTTGGAGGAAAAATCATGTACCACACAAATCAGGATTACTTACAAACGTGTTTCGTTCCGTCATGGATTTGAAATCAAAGGGGATTCATTTTAGGCCTAGTGGAATTGATTCATTAAAAGGTGTGAGATTTACATCTCACTATTTTTATGGAAAACTAAAACTCCCATGTTGGTATGTTTCAACATACACTAAAGTATTTTTTATGAACATGATAGCATATGAATTATGTCCAAATGGTCCAAATGATAGAGCTGTTGTGTCATACATAAATTTCATGAAATCACTTGTGATTTCACCAGATGATGTGAAAGAATTGAGAGAAGAGAAGGTAATATTCAACACATTGGGAAGTGATGAAGAAGTTGTACAAGTTTACAAAGGGTTAAAAACTTATGGGGCAGATGATCCATCAATTTTCAAGAATGTTAAGAGGAATATTCAAGAACATTATAATAGCAAAGGGAAGACTTGGATTGCTGAATTAATTGATACATATTTTAATAGTCCATGGTCATTAACTGCTTTGATTGTGACTGTTTTTCTTACTTTCTTGACTATTGCTCAGACTTATTATGGTAGTCCAttttatcattcttttcattaa